In Fundidesulfovibrio magnetotacticus, the genomic window AGCAGGAGGTGGCCGCCTCCCAGGATCTGGAGATGTACGTGCATCCCGGCTTCGCCAAGACCCTGGAGGCCCTGCCGGGCCTGGGCTTCAAGCCCGCACCGGACGCTCCCGGCCTGTCGCGCGCCGGTTTCGGGCTGCTCGCAGTGGACACCACCCTGGGCCAGGAGTCGCCCCTGGGCTGGTACTACATGCTAAGGCCCCTGGGCGACCCTCTGGACAAGAACGCCGCCGAGGGCTGGCGCGCCATCTTCTCCGAGCTTCAGACCCTGCTGGAGCGCATGGCGGTCAAGTATCTCTCCCACGAAGGCTATCTGATTTTCGGCCTGGACAACCTGCGCTCCTTCCGCAACATCACGCGCGAGCTCCTTCGCCTGGAACGGGATATCAAGAACCCCGAGAGCGGCAAGAAATACTGGCCCAGCGTCATGGCCTGCGTGTTCCGCAAGGGCCAGCACCTGCACAAGGATCTGCCCAAGCGCATCGGTCTGGATTGGAAGGAGCTGGCCCCGGACTTCCCCCACATGAGCTTCAAGGCCGCCTTTTTCCTGGGGCCGGGCTTCCGCATCAACGACGTGCGGCGCGCCTCCAGCACGCTCACCGTGGACGACTGGTGCCACATCTCCCTGGCCTCCGAGGAGGAGGCCGAGGACGAACAGGGCGAAATCCCCTTCAAGCTGCCCACCAACCTCATGGCCGGGGCAAACATCCCCTGCTTCTACTGCGGCCTGGCCAGCCACGCGCCCGCGAGTTGCCCCACCAAGGCCATCACCGAACTCCACCCGGACGTCTGGGAAGACATCGGCATGCAGGACATGGTCAAACTGGAAGAGGCCTCCATGCGCCTCAACCAGGACCTGGCTGGATCGGCGGGCGACGCCCTGGCCGAGACCGCCGAGGCCAAGGACCTGCGCGGCCTGATCCTGCGGGGCATTTTCGAGATCAACCACCACGGGCAGCTGCGCTGCCTTGCCGCCGTGTGGCGCAGCAAGGGCAAGGAGATGCCGGCGGGGCTCTCCCCCACGGGGGCGCGCGACGACTCGGAGCTGCTTTGGAACGCCCTGGACAGGCTGCGGGGCTCCGACGCCGAGGGGTTCGACCTGGTGATCACCCAGGCCTTGACCCAGTACGGCCGCGGATTCCAGCCCCGTTCGGTGCAAGGCTTCATGGCAATGGAGTCCGGCGACTGGAACCGGACGGGCTATTTCTGGCAGGAGGCCGCGCGCGGGGCCTACACCGCCCTGCAACGCGGCTGGCTGGCCTACCTGGAAGGCCGCGGCTGGGAGGTGCAGGGCGACTATCAAAAAGCCCTGAGCCTGTACCGGCAGGCTCGCGGCGAATGCCCCCGCTGGGTGGAACCCGTCTATCGCCAGGGCGTGTGCATGGTGAAGCTCGGCTTCACCGACCAGGGCCTGCACGAATTCCTTGTGCTCCTGCGTGACGACCTGCATCTCTTCAACCGCATCCTCCTGGACCCGGAACTCGAGCGCGGACGCATCCACATCCAGAGCTCCCTCTGGCGGCCCTGGAGCGAGGCGCGCGCCGCGCGAGACGAGAAGGCGGCCAGCCTCACCGGCCTGGACACCTACCTCAAAAGCTGGTTCCGGGAGGACCACCCTTTTCTCCAGGAAGCCCTGGAACGCGCGCGGGTCTTGATCGAGATGGCCAAGATCAATAACTACGTCTGCTTCAACCGCGTTGTCAGCGAATACGACTCGCTGCAGAATGACCTGCACCAGACCGTGGAAGAGGCCATCACGGCCATCAACGGACGCCTCAAGGTGATCCACGAGGAACTCAAGGAGATCCACCACGAAGCGGCCTGGTTCCCCTTCGGCAAGCTGCTCAAGGAGTTCAACAAGGATTTCAACTCCTGCGCCACCAAGCTCAACTGGATGCGCACCACCTCGCTCCAGGTGGCGGCGAACTTTCGCAAATGCCAGGACTACCTGGACGAGATCGACGCCAGCGTCACCCTGCTCAAGGCCCGGCTCGTGACGCTGCGCATCGTGCGCGACGCCACCCTCTTCGTGCTGCTCCTGGGCAAGAGCTTCATGTGGCTGGAGCTGGTGGGGCTCGCCCTCTCCCTTGTGGCCGTGCCCGGCATGATCTTCCTGGCCCAGAAAACCGGTCAGATCTGGTTCGCCGACCTCATGAGCGACCAGAAATGGCAGGTGCAGAAAGGGCTCGTGATCATCGTGAGCATCGTGGCCATGGCCCTGGCCGCCATCAAGACGGCCGTGAGCTTCGAGAAGAAGCGCGCGGAACTCTTCAAGGAAGAGGAGGACAAGGCCGCCAAGGAAAAAGGCAAGGTTCAGGCCCGGTCGGCCAAGGCGCAGAAGGCCCTGCCTCCGGCGGGAGGGCCGTCCGCCAAGGGCGGGAAGTAGGGCTCGGCATCGGAGCAAGGCCGCGCGGCGCGGTCTTTATCGCGCGCTTCCTGGAGAGGCCGTCCCGGTTCGCGCCAAGGGGTGTCATTTCTCGCTCCCGGCGCGCAGCCGGGCTGCCAGGGCGTCCTGTCCCAGTTCCCCCTTGCCCAGCCTTTCGAAGAGGACCACCCGCGCGGCGGCGGAAATCCTGACCCAGGCTCCATGGAGCCTGAGAAACAGCATGCACGCCACGTAGGCCGTGCGCTTGTTTCCGTCCATGAAGGGATGGTCGCGGGCGATGCCGAAGGCATAAGCGGCCGCCAGGTCGAACACGTCCGGCTCTCCGTGGGCCGCCAGCTGCATCGGGCGGGCAAGCGGCTCTTTCGAGGCCCGTCCTGGGGACATCGCGCCGGGGCGCCAGGAGGAGCCCGCAAAAAAAAGCGGGGCTCCCGGAGGAGCCCCGCTGGACGAGCAGTCTGGCGACTACACGCAGCCGGTGGGCTTGGGCAGGCCGGCCATCTTACAAGCTCCCTTGCCGGGGCCGGAGGGGAACAGCTCGTAGATGTGCTTCAGCTTGAAGCCGGTCACCTTCGAGAGGATGCGCACCATGGGGGCGATGCCGTTCTTCTTGTAGTAGTCCTGCAGGAACTCGATCACCTTGTTGTGCTCTTCGGAGAGTTCCTTGATGCCCTCGGACTCCTTCACGTAGTCCACCCAGTCGGGGTTCCAGTCCTCGAAGCGCTGCAGGAAGCCGTCTTCGTCGACCTCGAAGGTTTTGCCCTTGAATTCAATCGTGGCCATTCTCCATCCTCCTTGGCGTTACTTGAGCTCAATCGGTTGCCCGAATGCCGGCACCCTCACGAGAGGGCTCCAAAACCAATGAACAGCGATCCGCTGTTTTGGTACCACAGGTAAGAACGCGATTTTCTTACACCATGCCAGAGCGCTTTGCAAGCGCTTGGCGTTCCACCCAAGGTCCCCACCCGAATTCGTGCCGTCTTAAGGGCCAATTCAGATTGTTGTCAAATGATTTTAGTCGTGGTCCGGGGAGGAGCCGAGTTCCGTGAGGCTCGCGCGGGCGAAATCGAGCCCCGGGTCCATCTCAAGGGCCTTGCCCAGGAACTCGCGCGCGGCGTCGTCGTTGCCCAGGCGCATGTGGCACAGACCCAGGTTGGCCAGGTCCATGGCGGAGCCGGAATCGAGGGCCAGGGCGGCTTCGAAGTCGCAGGCGGCCAGGTCGTAGGCCTTGGCTTTGAAACGAGTGACGCCGCGCAGGTTGTGGTACTCCTTCACGTCCGGGGAAAGGGCGATGGCCTTGTCCAGAAGGGGCGCGGCCAGGTCCCAGCGGTCCATGCGGGTGTGGGCGTAGGCCTCGTAGAACACGGCCATGCCCTGGTCCTCGGAGTCTTCCTGGAGGGGGGCGGCTTCCCGGAAGAGGGCGGCGGCCTCCTCGGGGTCGTCCAGGCGCAGGGCCAGCAGGCCCTTGTGCAGGGGCAGCCAGGGGCGTCCGGGGCAAAGTTCTTCCAGGCGCTTGAGGCCCGGCACGGCTTCGTGCTCGTCGGCCTGTTCGGCCAAGTAGCGGCCCACGAACATGCCCAGGCTGGCCCGGGGGGTGCGCTCGCGGAAGAGGAAGCCAGGCACGAAGCTGTAGTTGGCGGCCACGTCCAGCGCCGGATGGGTAGTCTCCACGGTGT contains:
- a CDS encoding type II toxin-antitoxin system death-on-curing family toxin, coding for MSPGRASKEPLARPMQLAAHGEPDVFDLAAAYAFGIARDHPFMDGNKRTAYVACMLFLRLHGAWVRISAAARVVLFERLGKGELGQDALAARLRAGSEK
- a CDS encoding tetratricopeptide repeat protein; translated protein: MYRLSHLVDKATPVAQPKLVSSGVCVWLVWEGQITPVLNQIFTEFGGFLMGQEGSQALWYFFGEEAFKALGRLAGYSRVNRLPLFVQALPGSLLVGYKYEMSLAVQSEYLEQEVAASQDLEMYVHPGFAKTLEALPGLGFKPAPDAPGLSRAGFGLLAVDTTLGQESPLGWYYMLRPLGDPLDKNAAEGWRAIFSELQTLLERMAVKYLSHEGYLIFGLDNLRSFRNITRELLRLERDIKNPESGKKYWPSVMACVFRKGQHLHKDLPKRIGLDWKELAPDFPHMSFKAAFFLGPGFRINDVRRASSTLTVDDWCHISLASEEEAEDEQGEIPFKLPTNLMAGANIPCFYCGLASHAPASCPTKAITELHPDVWEDIGMQDMVKLEEASMRLNQDLAGSAGDALAETAEAKDLRGLILRGIFEINHHGQLRCLAAVWRSKGKEMPAGLSPTGARDDSELLWNALDRLRGSDAEGFDLVITQALTQYGRGFQPRSVQGFMAMESGDWNRTGYFWQEAARGAYTALQRGWLAYLEGRGWEVQGDYQKALSLYRQARGECPRWVEPVYRQGVCMVKLGFTDQGLHEFLVLLRDDLHLFNRILLDPELERGRIHIQSSLWRPWSEARAARDEKAASLTGLDTYLKSWFREDHPFLQEALERARVLIEMAKINNYVCFNRVVSEYDSLQNDLHQTVEEAITAINGRLKVIHEELKEIHHEAAWFPFGKLLKEFNKDFNSCATKLNWMRTTSLQVAANFRKCQDYLDEIDASVTLLKARLVTLRIVRDATLFVLLLGKSFMWLELVGLALSLVAVPGMIFLAQKTGQIWFADLMSDQKWQVQKGLVIIVSIVAMALAAIKTAVSFEKKRAELFKEEEDKAAKEKGKVQARSAKAQKALPPAGGPSAKGGK
- a CDS encoding TusE/DsrC/DsvC family sulfur relay protein — protein: MATIEFKGKTFEVDEDGFLQRFEDWNPDWVDYVKESEGIKELSEEHNKVIEFLQDYYKKNGIAPMVRILSKVTGFKLKHIYELFPSGPGKGACKMAGLPKPTGCV